From the Quercus lobata isolate SW786 chromosome 6, ValleyOak3.0 Primary Assembly, whole genome shotgun sequence genome, one window contains:
- the LOC115994984 gene encoding probable pectate lyase 8: MAVSMKWVGLCLMVVLVLFVGTIAKVRNDQISETSNVEVVREQVQSSSNSTMASSLEKVEGKKEHAVDDPEEIASMVDMSIRNSTERRKLGFFSCGTGNPIDDCWRCDPNWHKNRKRLADCGIGFGRNAIGGRDGRFYVVTDPGDDDPVNPRPGTLRHAVIQEEPLWIVFKRDMVIKLKQELIMNSFKTIDGRGVNVHIANGACITIQYVTNIIVHGLHIHDCKPTGNALVRSSPSHYGWRTMADGDAVSIFGSSHIWVDHNSLSNCADGLVDAVMGSTSITISNNHFTHHNEVMLLGHSDSYVRDKQMQVTIAYNHFGEGLMQRMPRCRHGYFHVVNNDYTHWEMYAIGGSASPTINSQGNRYAAPTNPFAKEVTKRVETAASQWKGWNWRSEGDMMLNGAYFTPSGAGASASYARASSLGAKSSSMVGSITSGSGALPCRRGHQC, encoded by the exons ATGGCGGTGTCTATGAAATGGGTTGGTCTTTGTTTGATGGTTGTGTTGGTATTGTTCGTTGGGACAATAGCGAAGGTACGGAACGACCAGATCTCGGAAACTAG CAATGTGGAAGTGGTAAGAGAACAAGTGCAAAGCTCAAGCAATTCAACAATGGCGTCGAG TTTGGAAAAAGTTGAGGGCAAGAAGGAGCATGCAGTGGATGACCCAGAAGAGATTGCTTCAATGGTTGACAT GAGCATCCGCAACAGTACTGAAAGAAGGAAGCTAGGCTTCTTCTCATGTGGAACTGGTAATCCCATTGATGACTGCTGGCGTTGTGACCCAAACTGGCACAAAAACCGCAAGCGCCTTGCAGACTGCGGCATTGGATTTGGCAGAAACGCCATTGGTGGCCGCGATGGACGCTTCTATGTCGTGACTGACCCCGGTGATGATGACCCTGTGAACCCCAGGCCTGGCACATTGCGCCATGCTGTTATCCAGGAAGAGCCTCTGTGGATTGTGTTCAAGAGGGACATGGTGATTAAATTGAAGCAGGAGCTTATCATGAACAGCTTTAAGACCATTGATGGTCGTGGGGTCAATGTCCACATTGCTAATGGTGCTTGCATCACTATCCAGTATGTCACTAATATTATCGTTCATGGTTTACACATCCATGACTGTAAGCCTACTGGCAATGCCTTGGTGAGGAGCTCTCCAAGTCATTATGGGTGGAGGACTATGGCTGATGGCGATGCTGTTTCCATTTTTGGTTCAAGTCACATATGGGTTGATCACAATTCTCTCTCTAATTGTGCTGATGGCCTTGTTGACGCTGTCATGGGCTCAACTTCAATTACCATTTCCAACAACCATTTCACCCACCACAATGAG GTGATGCTGTTGGGCCATAGTGATTCTTACGTACGAGACAAGCAAATGCAAGTGACCATCGCATACAACCATTTTGGAGAGGGGCTTATGCAGAGAATGCCTAG GTGTAGACATGGGTACTTCCATGTTGTGAACAATGACTACACTCACTGGGAGATGTATGCCATTGGTGGAAGTGCAAGTCCTACCATCAATAGCCAGGGCAACAGATATGCAGCACCAACAAACCCTTTTGCAAAAGAG GTGACTAAGAGGGTCGAAACCGCTGCAAGCCAGTGGAAGGGCTGGAATTGGAGGTCAGAGGGAGATATGATGTTGAATGGTGCCTATTTCACTCCATCAGGAGCTGGAGCTTCAGCCAGTTATGCTAGGGCCTCAAGCTTGGGAGCCAAGTCTTCTTCTATGGTTGGCTCCATTACTTCCGGTTCTGGTGCACTTCCCTGCCGTAGAGGCCACCAGTGCTAG